In Prosthecochloris sp. GSB1, the following proteins share a genomic window:
- the mraY gene encoding phospho-N-acetylmuramoyl-pentapeptide-transferase, protein MLYYLLQFIHDAFDPPGFGVVDYITFRASAAAITSLLITILAGPRLIRFLEDKYIEPVKEEAPEEHRRKKKQLPTMGGTLIIVAVTVSVLLWAKFDDPYVWLILLSIVWMGTIGFIDDYRKVVLKIKGGLAARYKLIGQVSLGLFIGFYTWFDPAFSVLLGETTIPFFKDLMIDYGMFYVPVVVFIITAVSNAVNLTDGLDGLAAGTSGIVVFGLAGFAYLSGNAVYAEYLNIAFIPGGGEVAIVSLAIVMASVGFLWFNSHPAEIFMGDTGSLALGSAIAVIALLIKKELLLPVLAGTFLLETLSVSMQVAWFKLTKWRYGEGRRIFLMAPLHHHFQMKGWAEEKIVIRFWIITILFFLASLMTLKLR, encoded by the coding sequence ATGCTGTACTACCTGCTGCAATTCATTCACGACGCTTTCGATCCTCCCGGTTTCGGCGTTGTCGACTATATCACCTTCAGGGCGAGCGCAGCAGCCATCACTTCCCTGCTCATCACGATCTTAGCCGGTCCCCGGCTCATACGGTTTCTCGAGGATAAATACATAGAGCCGGTCAAGGAGGAGGCGCCGGAGGAACATCGCAGGAAGAAAAAGCAGTTGCCGACGATGGGAGGTACGTTGATCATCGTGGCGGTGACTGTTTCGGTGTTGCTGTGGGCGAAGTTCGACGATCCCTATGTCTGGCTGATCCTGCTTTCGATCGTCTGGATGGGAACCATCGGCTTTATCGACGACTACCGGAAGGTGGTGCTCAAGATAAAAGGCGGGCTCGCCGCCAGATACAAACTGATCGGACAGGTTTCGCTCGGGCTTTTCATCGGTTTTTATACCTGGTTCGACCCGGCGTTTTCTGTGCTCCTCGGCGAGACGACCATTCCGTTTTTCAAGGATCTCATGATAGATTACGGCATGTTCTACGTGCCGGTGGTCGTTTTCATCATTACGGCGGTTTCCAACGCGGTGAACCTTACCGACGGCCTCGACGGCCTCGCGGCGGGAACATCCGGCATCGTGGTGTTCGGGCTGGCGGGCTTCGCCTATCTTTCGGGCAACGCGGTTTATGCCGAGTATCTGAACATCGCGTTCATCCCCGGAGGCGGCGAGGTCGCCATTGTCAGCCTGGCCATCGTGATGGCCTCTGTCGGGTTTCTGTGGTTCAACTCCCATCCCGCGGAGATTTTCATGGGCGACACGGGCTCCCTCGCGCTCGGCAGCGCGATCGCGGTCATAGCCCTGCTCATCAAGAAGGAACTGCTGCTGCCTGTGCTTGCGGGGACTTTTCTGCTCGAGACGCTTTCGGTTTCCATGCAGGTGGCATGGTTCAAGCTGACGAAATGGCGTTACGGAGAGGGGCGCAGGATATTTCTCATGGCCCCGCTGCACCACCATTTCCAGATGAAGGGCTGGGCGGAGGAAAAGATCGTGATCAGGTTCTGGATTATCACGATCCTCTTTTTCCTGGCCAGCCTCATGACCCTCAAACTGCGGTGA
- a CDS encoding UDP-N-acetylmuramoyl-tripeptide--D-alanyl-D-alanine ligase, whose protein sequence is MIASLKRDDFESAGALAGFDAGDPVVFSEPRVTIDSREVVPGGIFVALAGERTDGHRFVGQAFESGAGCAVVSREWYSRQGPSAHAAGCRYLVAGNPETALQMLARRYRDTFSLPVVAVGGSNGKTTTKEMIAAVLRTRFRVHSSEGNLNNHLGVPLTLFGLRRDHDIAVVEMGINHPGEMELLVAIASPTHGLLTNIGHEHLEFLRDLEGVAEAETALYRYLDAQGGTVFVNLDDPRLAFAAEGLRRTVPYGMESVAGGVRAEGLEMESSGATRFTLRAEAGRERVRLRFAGRHNVSNAVAAAAVGLHFGLTLPEIREGLETLVPAGGWKRLEFQDAGGITVINDTYNANPDSVRHALDVLCTLRSSGKRVAVLGDMLELGGVSLEEHEGIGRYASSLGSLDALYGFGEEAGALCHAAGSKCSGHFTDFDTLLDILKRSLAAGDVLLLKGSRGMRLERFAEGLMTIREQ, encoded by the coding sequence ATGATTGCCAGTCTGAAAAGGGATGACTTCGAAAGCGCCGGCGCGCTTGCCGGATTCGACGCCGGCGATCCCGTGGTTTTTTCAGAGCCGCGGGTGACGATCGATTCACGAGAGGTCGTCCCGGGGGGGATTTTCGTGGCTCTCGCCGGAGAGCGTACCGACGGCCATCGTTTCGTCGGCCAGGCCTTTGAATCGGGCGCCGGCTGCGCCGTTGTCAGCCGGGAGTGGTATTCCCGGCAGGGGCCTTCGGCGCACGCCGCGGGCTGCCGCTACCTCGTTGCCGGGAATCCGGAGACCGCTCTTCAGATGCTGGCCCGCCGCTATCGTGACACTTTTTCGTTGCCCGTGGTCGCCGTTGGCGGCAGCAACGGCAAGACGACCACCAAGGAGATGATCGCGGCCGTGTTGCGGACGCGTTTCAGGGTTCACAGCAGCGAAGGGAATCTCAACAACCATCTCGGCGTACCGCTGACGCTCTTCGGCCTGCGGCGCGACCACGACATCGCCGTGGTCGAGATGGGCATCAACCATCCCGGCGAGATGGAGTTGCTGGTTGCTATCGCGTCGCCGACGCACGGCCTCCTGACCAACATCGGCCACGAACATCTCGAGTTCCTGCGGGATCTGGAGGGCGTCGCGGAGGCAGAGACGGCCCTGTATCGTTACCTCGACGCGCAGGGCGGTACGGTTTTCGTCAATCTGGACGATCCGAGGCTGGCTTTTGCCGCCGAGGGCCTGCGTCGCACCGTGCCCTACGGCATGGAGTCCGTCGCGGGTGGCGTCCGAGCGGAGGGCCTGGAAATGGAGTCTTCCGGCGCGACCCGCTTCACGCTTCGCGCCGAAGCCGGCCGCGAACGGGTTCGTCTCCGTTTCGCGGGGCGGCACAATGTTTCCAACGCCGTAGCGGCGGCCGCCGTCGGCCTGCATTTCGGTCTGACACTGCCGGAAATACGTGAGGGCCTCGAAACGCTCGTGCCCGCGGGAGGATGGAAACGTCTGGAGTTTCAGGATGCCGGGGGAATAACGGTCATCAACGATACGTACAACGCCAATCCCGATTCGGTCCGCCATGCGCTCGACGTGCTCTGCACTCTCCGCTCTTCCGGGAAACGGGTGGCCGTGCTCGGAGACATGCTTGAACTCGGCGGGGTATCCCTGGAGGAGCACGAGGGCATTGGCCGTTACGCGTCTTCTCTCGGCTCGCTCGACGCGCTCTACGGCTTCGGAGAGGAAGCCGGCGCTCTCTGCCATGCGGCCGGAAGCAAATGCTCAGGTCATTTCACCGACTTCGACACGCTGCTCGATATTCTGAAGCGCTCGCTCGCGGCGGGCGACGTGCTGTTACTCAAGGGGTCGAGAGGCATGCGGCTCGAACGGTTCGCCGAGGGCCTCATGACAATACGGGAACAATAA
- a CDS encoding UDP-N-acetylmuramoyl-L-alanyl-D-glutamate--2,6-diaminopimelate ligase translates to MLTVGRLLERLDILSVVGTVRRKQKIGALVCDSRKAVAGCLFIAVRGLVTDGHRFIDRAVEAGASVVICEKPPSATKEDCLYLVVDDARKARALAASAFYGDPAARLSIIGVTGTNGKTTTARLMAAMFNDCGVRAGYIGTGLATVGEEAVPLERTTPEAEELHRLFKSMAERGCRAVVMEVSSHALVQDRTFGIRFSGAVFTNLTPEHLDFHLDMDRYAAAKRLLFRSLEPDGFAVLNADDPRSVFMMEALAGQRLLCCSLDGSGGTPAARGEDIRAVVSVSDMSGTRLTIRAGGRSHEAFFRLPGRYNVMNLLEVFAAGLGMGIPAERVLAALGNVSPVEGRMEVVGEGAKGGRAIVDYAHTPDALEKVLEALDELKPEGGSLIVVFGCGGNRDREKRPEMGRIASARAKRVIVTSDNPRDEDPERIMDEIVAGIRSAGYLRFSDRAEAIRCGVNLMHPEDVLLVAGKGHEKYQEKSGARTYFSDQETARAALLARERVC, encoded by the coding sequence ATGCTGACTGTAGGCCGATTGCTTGAACGTCTCGATATCCTGTCGGTCGTCGGCACCGTCCGGCGAAAGCAGAAGATCGGAGCGCTCGTCTGCGACTCTCGCAAAGCCGTGGCAGGCTGCCTGTTCATTGCCGTCAGAGGGCTCGTGACCGACGGGCATCGTTTTATCGACCGCGCCGTCGAGGCGGGAGCATCGGTCGTCATTTGCGAGAAGCCGCCGTCAGCGACGAAAGAGGACTGTCTCTATCTTGTGGTCGACGACGCCAGGAAAGCCAGGGCGCTTGCCGCATCGGCGTTTTATGGCGATCCGGCGGCGAGGCTGAGCATTATCGGCGTGACCGGAACGAACGGAAAAACCACCACGGCGCGCCTGATGGCCGCGATGTTCAACGATTGCGGCGTCAGGGCGGGGTATATCGGTACAGGACTGGCGACGGTGGGAGAGGAGGCCGTTCCTCTCGAAAGAACGACCCCCGAGGCGGAAGAGCTCCATCGTCTTTTCAAGTCGATGGCCGAACGGGGATGCCGTGCGGTGGTCATGGAGGTTTCCTCTCACGCGCTGGTACAGGATAGAACCTTCGGGATCCGTTTCTCCGGGGCGGTTTTTACGAATCTCACCCCGGAACATCTGGATTTCCATCTCGACATGGACCGTTACGCCGCGGCGAAACGGTTGTTGTTCAGAAGTCTCGAGCCCGACGGTTTCGCCGTGTTGAACGCGGACGATCCGCGATCGGTTTTCATGATGGAAGCGCTCGCCGGCCAACGGCTTCTGTGTTGTTCTCTCGATGGCTCCGGCGGGACTCCGGCGGCCCGAGGGGAAGATATTCGTGCTGTCGTCAGCGTTTCGGACATGAGCGGCACGCGCCTGACGATACGGGCCGGCGGTCGGTCGCACGAAGCGTTTTTCAGGCTTCCCGGCCGTTACAATGTGATGAACCTGCTCGAGGTTTTCGCGGCGGGGCTCGGTATGGGCATTCCCGCCGAACGGGTTCTCGCGGCGCTCGGTAACGTCAGTCCTGTCGAGGGGCGCATGGAGGTTGTCGGCGAGGGGGCGAAAGGCGGGCGCGCGATCGTCGATTACGCCCATACGCCCGACGCGCTCGAGAAGGTGCTCGAAGCGCTCGACGAGCTCAAGCCGGAGGGTGGGTCGCTCATCGTGGTTTTTGGCTGCGGGGGCAACCGCGACAGGGAAAAGAGGCCCGAGATGGGCCGTATAGCCTCCGCGCGGGCTAAACGCGTGATCGTGACGTCCGACAACCCGAGGGACGAGGACCCGGAGCGAATCATGGATGAAATCGTCGCGGGAATCCGTTCAGCAGGATACCTCCGTTTTTCGGACCGCGCCGAGGCGATACGCTGCGGTGTCAACCTCATGCATCCGGAGGATGTGCTGCTTGTCGCGGGGAAGGGCCATGAAAAATATCAGGAGAAAAGCGGCGCCAGGACCTATTTCTCCGATCAGGAAACCGCAAGGGCGGCCTTGCTTGCGCGGGAAAGGGTGTGTTAA